The genome window TGTGTCGAAGAAGCGTTCATTTCCCGTAACGCCTGCTAGCTGTGCATCGACACCAACCCATAAAATAAAGTCACTGACTGCTGACTCATCTTGTAAAAAAATACCAGCTAGAGGTTTGCTGAGTTTTTTGAAAGAGGAGACGCGGCTCTTGTCAGCTTGCGATTTTTTGGCGATGTTAGCGAGTTCTTTTAAAAAGAATTCTTGTTGTTTGAGATGTTCGCTGCGGAAGGCTTCTACTAATTCTTTGTTATTATCTAGGAAGTCTTTACGCACGGCATAGACATCGAAAATGACATTGGAAGCTGTCTTGGTGGTAAAGAGAGGCTTCGCCCCCTTAACGGTTCCCTCTAGACCGGTTCCCACAGTTCCACCAGCAGTTAGTGCTAGAATATCCGGATAGATACAAGCCGCACCAGATAAGGATTCGTCGTTTCGAAAGGCGTTGGCGGGGTCTAGCGCTGCTTGCCCTGGAGACCAATTAGGAGGCGTAGTGATTTCTGGGACAAATTTGATAGTGACATCTTTGCTGGAAAGCCCTGCATCGCTCAGCATGTTACCTATCAGAGATAAGTGCGGTCCATTAAGTTGCGCGACAATGGTTTTGCCTTTTAGGTCTTTGAGCTTGTCGATGTCTTTGCCGACGAAGCCGTCAGCACCAGTTGAAGTTGAAAGTTGTAGAAAGACGATGGGCTCGAGTCCGGGGTCTTTTTGTTTTAAAGCGTCTGCGACTAGGGCAATCATGTCTGCAGTCCCTCTCAGGAATGCTGACTTACCGGTGACATAGTTTTCTACCTGCTTATCAAAGTCGTCGATTAGCTTTAGCTCAACGGGGCGACCAATAGCCCGTGCAAGACTCGAGTTGGGATTTGGTTTAGTTCCTGCGTTGGCATGAACCGTTACGCCATCCGGAGCCCAAGTGATCATAGGCACCAGAAGAGGAGAGGAGGAAGAGACGCTTTTCTTGGTTGCTTTTTGTAGAAAAGGTGAATTTGAGTAGGGCTTTTGAGGTTCCACGTAATCTACCTTTTGAGCAAAAAGGGAATAAGGTGCTAAGGCGACAATCAAGAGTGTGATTAATTTTTCTTTCATAAGCGTGCTGAAAATGTAGGCCAAATTTGGATTTTTGGCAGTTATAATTAGTGATTTCTTTTATAAGGGTAAGCATTTCTAGTTTGCTGCGAATTTTCTAAAAGCTTTTTAAAAAGCGAAATATGTAGATACTAGTGGTCTATTGATCATCACTTCTTGTTCAAATTCAATCAAAAGGACCTCTTGATGAGAAAATACTTCGTTTTGTTGTGGCTAGGATTAATGAGCTGCGGATGG of Verrucomicrobiota bacterium contains these proteins:
- a CDS encoding ABC transporter substrate-binding protein, with product MKEKLITLLIVALAPYSLFAQKVDYVEPQKPYSNSPFLQKATKKSVSSSSPLLVPMITWAPDGVTVHANAGTKPNPNSSLARAIGRPVELKLIDDFDKQVENYVTGKSAFLRGTADMIALVADALKQKDPGLEPIVFLQLSTSTGADGFVGKDIDKLKDLKGKTIVAQLNGPHLSLIGNMLSDAGLSSKDVTIKFVPEITTPPNWSPGQAALDPANAFRNDESLSGAACIYPDILALTAGGTVGTGLEGTVKGAKPLFTTKTASNVIFDVYAVRKDFLDNNKELVEAFRSEHLKQQEFFLKELANIAKKSQADKSRVSSFKKLSKPLAGIFLQDESAVSDFILWVGVDAQLAGVTGNERFFDTKNPVSFTATTNRIQDFFLDLGLIGNKSILSYHLPSKETAVASTELAKPKQAFASTQAVRQAAESAGANTLYTYTFTFPAQIAEIDWRDYAQVFATIHETVSRYGGAIVQLRGHADNFFYNFVRAKMKQNQSTYERRIPGTDQFQKLPLPKIEQILNDAQTLSYARAFSVKKAYAAYVRENLNLSPEEVDLSRFDVKGMSVKDPLITSPKTPQERAQNMRGEMFIISAESEIPAEFGADDLR